The Planktothrix tepida PCC 9214 genome has a segment encoding these proteins:
- the ptsG gene encoding glucose-specific PTS transporter subunit IIBC, whose protein sequence is MLKNAFALLQKMGKSLMLPVSVLPIAGLLLGLGSARLIELQNLASGTITSPKFWWLPDWLATIMKNSGDAIFGNLPIIFAISVAIGFAENDGVSALAATVGFVVFVASLGAASTTLFGMNPDDLVKVMGISSLDTGVFGGLIMGCVAAYLFNRFFRIQLPQYLGFFAGKRFVPIITSFAAIAMGILMSVIWPPIGDAISAAANAAASGNNVSITAAIYGVVERLLLPFGLHHIWNVPFFFQIGSFTDPITNRVVTGDINRFFAGDPTAGILGGAYWFKMFGLPAAAIAIWRAAKPKNRVVTGGIMISAAFTSFLTGITEPIEFSFMFVAPALYGVHALMAGFCDWLFITLGGRMGFTFSQGFIDFFLFNSLGTKAWLIPALGPFFAALYFCVFYFGIRQFNLPTPGREDDVEIVENIALGTGVGSLAMELVRAFGGRSNITTLDACITRLRITVKDMKKVNKDRLKALGASGVLEIGNNAQAIFGPRSENLKTDMIEYLKTAGPEADIVESSPSATASADSIQNEEISPTITLDVEAKNRIQNIIIALGGKQNIQTVEAVALTRLRVQVIDNTLIDEAALTAAGVEGILRLPDGILHLLVGLGAQQYAAQISNQ, encoded by the coding sequence ATGCTAAAAAACGCTTTTGCTTTATTACAAAAAATGGGAAAGTCTTTAATGCTTCCCGTTTCTGTGTTACCCATTGCTGGTTTATTATTGGGATTGGGGAGTGCTCGTTTAATTGAATTGCAAAACTTGGCATCGGGAACGATTACCTCCCCTAAATTTTGGTGGTTACCTGATTGGTTAGCCACCATTATGAAGAATTCCGGGGATGCTATTTTTGGCAATTTACCGATTATTTTTGCGATTTCCGTTGCTATTGGATTTGCTGAAAATGATGGGGTTTCTGCCTTAGCTGCGACCGTTGGATTCGTTGTTTTTGTGGCTTCATTGGGGGCAGCTTCTACCACTTTATTTGGCATGAATCCCGACGATTTAGTCAAAGTCATGGGGATTTCTTCGTTAGATACGGGGGTATTTGGGGGTTTAATTATGGGCTGTGTTGCAGCTTATTTATTTAACCGATTTTTCCGAATTCAACTCCCACAATATTTAGGATTTTTTGCCGGAAAACGATTTGTTCCCATTATTACGTCCTTTGCAGCGATCGCAATGGGAATTTTAATGAGCGTGATCTGGCCCCCCATTGGAGACGCGATTTCTGCGGCTGCAAATGCGGCTGCATCGGGAAATAATGTTAGTATTACCGCCGCAATTTATGGGGTTGTAGAACGCTTATTATTGCCCTTTGGATTACATCATATTTGGAATGTTCCGTTCTTCTTTCAAATTGGTTCCTTTACTGATCCGATTACAAACCGAGTCGTTACCGGAGATATTAATCGCTTCTTTGCAGGTGACCCAACAGCCGGAATTCTAGGGGGTGCTTATTGGTTTAAAATGTTCGGTTTACCTGCTGCTGCCATTGCCATTTGGCGGGCTGCAAAACCCAAAAATCGGGTGGTAACGGGAGGGATTATGATCTCCGCAGCTTTTACCTCTTTTCTAACCGGAATTACCGAACCGATTGAATTTTCATTTATGTTTGTCGCCCCAGCTTTATATGGAGTTCATGCGTTAATGGCAGGGTTTTGTGATTGGTTATTTATTACCCTCGGTGGGCGTATGGGATTTACCTTTTCCCAGGGATTTATTGACTTTTTCCTATTCAATAGTTTAGGAACAAAAGCTTGGTTAATTCCCGCTTTAGGGCCATTTTTTGCCGCTTTATATTTCTGTGTGTTTTACTTTGGAATCCGACAGTTCAATTTACCTACCCCAGGTCGAGAAGATGATGTAGAAATAGTAGAAAATATTGCCCTAGGAACCGGAGTAGGTAGTCTAGCAATGGAACTGGTACGAGCTTTTGGAGGACGCAGTAATATTACAACATTAGATGCTTGTATTACTCGGTTACGCATCACGGTTAAGGATATGAAAAAGGTCAATAAAGACCGACTGAAAGCGTTAGGCGCATCGGGAGTGTTAGAAATTGGAAATAACGCCCAAGCTATATTTGGCCCTCGTTCAGAAAACTTAAAAACCGATATGATTGAATATCTCAAAACGGCTGGCCCAGAAGCAGATATTGTGGAAAGTTCACCCTCTGCAACAGCTTCTGCTGATTCCATACAAAATGAGGAAATTTCACCTACAATTACCCTAGATGTAGAGGCAAAAAATCGGATTCAAAATATCATTATTGCTCTCGGAGGAAAACAGAATATTCAAACGGTTGAGGCAGTTGCTTTAACTCGATTACGAGTCCAAGTGATTGATAATACCCTAATTGATGAAGCGGCATTAACAGCGGCAGGTGTAGAAGGAATTTTACGTTTACCGGATGGGATCTTGCATTTATTAGTCGGTTTAGGAGCCCAACAATATGCAGCCCAAATTAGTAATCAGTAA